One genomic region from Thalassotalea sp. PS06 encodes:
- the tsaA gene encoding tRNA (N6-threonylcarbamoyladenosine(37)-N6)-methyltransferase TrmO yields MVENSTFNFSPIAVARTPYKEKFAIPRQPGLVTAAKGKVEFLSPYNNPEMLRDIEQHSHLWLLFIFHGTAGQGWKPLIKAPRLGGNQKTGVLASRSTFRPNPVGMSVVKFDGVETHGKKTCLLISGMDLMDGTPIIDIKPYIPYSDALTEATSEFAPQAQQHDIDVSFAEQALAALSKVANARELKELIFQVLKQDPRPAYKKKDTSWQEYGMALDSYNIRWKISDTTCVVIDISPN; encoded by the coding sequence ATGGTTGAAAATAGCACTTTTAACTTTTCGCCAATCGCGGTGGCGCGCACTCCGTATAAAGAGAAATTTGCCATTCCCAGACAACCTGGCCTGGTAACCGCCGCTAAAGGTAAGGTTGAATTCCTTTCCCCATATAACAACCCGGAGATGCTTCGCGATATTGAACAACATTCGCATCTCTGGTTGCTGTTTATCTTCCATGGTACCGCCGGACAAGGCTGGAAACCTCTGATTAAAGCTCCCCGTTTAGGTGGTAATCAAAAAACCGGAGTGCTGGCCTCACGCTCAACCTTTCGCCCTAACCCTGTAGGTATGTCAGTGGTTAAATTCGACGGGGTTGAAACTCATGGGAAGAAGACCTGCTTGCTAATTTCTGGCATGGATTTAATGGATGGCACACCGATAATCGATATCAAACCCTACATTCCCTACTCCGATGCACTCACCGAAGCGACTTCTGAATTTGCTCCACAAGCTCAGCAACATGATATTGACGTGAGTTTTGCGGAACAAGCGCTAGCGGCTTTGAGTAAAGTTGCCAACGCCCGCGAGCTTAAAGAATTAATCTTTCAGGTTCTTAAACAAGACCCTCGCCCGGCCTATAAAAAGAAAGATACCTCCTGGCAGGAATATGGCATGGCACTGGATAGTTACAATATCCGCTGGAAAATTTCTGATACCACCTGTGTCGTTATCGACATTTCACCAAATTAA
- the rcsF gene encoding Rcs stress response system protein RcsF → MSLALGLSFLAGCSTNMQVETNLDEDNFTEYFAAGSVEVFNSTNELPGPAKFIGLVEGESCQMRASDAPASEADARTEARKKAAGLKANAVVFTSCIDIDEPQCNQLLVCYGKAYQLTTEPK, encoded by the coding sequence ATGAGTTTGGCTCTGGGGCTTAGTTTCCTGGCTGGCTGCTCAACCAATATGCAGGTGGAAACCAATCTTGATGAAGACAATTTCACCGAATATTTTGCAGCGGGTTCTGTAGAGGTATTTAACTCTACGAATGAATTGCCAGGACCGGCAAAGTTTATCGGTCTGGTGGAAGGTGAAAGTTGTCAGATGCGAGCTTCCGATGCACCAGCCAGTGAAGCCGATGCTCGAACAGAAGCCCGTAAGAAAGCTGCAGGGCTAAAAGCTAATGCCGTGGTATTTACCTCCTGCATTGATATCGATGAACCGCAGTGTAATCAGTTATTGGTCTGTTACGGCAAAGCGTATCAATTAACTACTGAACCGAAATAA
- a CDS encoding ATP-binding protein, with amino-acid sequence MTLNRFLVRFLMLLVFLIVANIVAFHFYNKAIQELIAVHDDRLAVIELSGLMRDTSNKHTRTSRTYITTGDTAYKDYFYEVIDIWHGRRERPKNFFSIYWDKYHTERLRSIHHSIPIRELVQHLMSPKEILLELNQAALLSDQLVDMEERAINIFENDPVNGQRRALTILYGSKYLKTKSKIMDHIDKFEADYDAWHFLEIDSLESETKIFRIGKTTVQLSLILVLLIGSFFISRHVSRPISRLVELAKNISEGHFNSRVKLKSSVADIKWLVRAMNQMQDNIAETVQQYEQQALVANAAKQQAEAANKSRGEFLANMSHEIRTPMNGIIGLSQLLQQQQGLSSEDRAYVDKILLSSRQLLDILNDILDFSKIDSDKLQIEELEFDVLTIFERLSNVLAIQAQEKGLGFYFDIPPGFNQSYQGDPVRIGQILLNLCSNAIKFTNHGRVEVKLELMDEQDEIAFHVQDTGIGLSDEQLQAIFDPFSQADNSTSRKFGGTGLGLAISQSLANMMGGRIEVTSRQNSGSTFSLILPNRCTVHDSPDVPDKLAIYLFASISHHINLLRNNCEHYGVAFRYSPLETLGEVQPDDDENLWIIIDACGSNDQPLQELIEKNQHWLDSENTQLILITNINQPGIRELFSFKDELLQIQAPMVFKDIEKILFTSDGEALPQSASACFPGTKVLLAEDFKLNQLVAKGLMEKLCLEVDIAENGEQVLKALQHNDYQLIFMDVHMPVMDGHEATREIRRNSQFDHIPIIALTADAQSHHIQQCLDSGMNDFLAKPFLLADIEKMLHKYVR; translated from the coding sequence ATGACCCTTAATCGTTTTTTAGTACGATTTTTAATGTTATTGGTGTTTTTAATCGTCGCCAATATCGTTGCCTTTCATTTTTACAATAAAGCGATACAAGAGCTGATCGCTGTTCACGATGATCGTTTGGCTGTGATCGAGTTATCAGGCCTGATGCGCGACACCTCCAACAAACATACCCGTACCTCAAGAACCTATATCACCACCGGCGATACCGCTTACAAAGATTATTTCTATGAAGTCATTGATATTTGGCATGGACGCAGGGAGCGGCCGAAAAACTTTTTCAGTATTTACTGGGATAAGTACCATACAGAGCGACTGAGAAGCATCCATCACAGCATCCCGATTCGTGAACTGGTACAACACTTAATGTCCCCAAAAGAGATATTACTGGAACTGAACCAGGCCGCACTGCTTTCCGATCAGCTTGTCGACATGGAAGAGCGGGCGATCAACATCTTTGAAAATGACCCTGTTAATGGTCAACGTCGCGCCTTGACTATTCTTTATGGCAGTAAGTACCTGAAGACCAAATCCAAGATAATGGATCATATCGATAAATTTGAGGCAGATTACGACGCCTGGCACTTTCTGGAAATCGATAGCCTGGAATCCGAAACTAAGATCTTTCGAATCGGTAAAACTACGGTCCAATTGTCATTAATTTTAGTGCTGTTAATCGGTAGCTTCTTTATCTCCAGGCATGTCAGTCGACCAATATCCCGCTTGGTGGAACTCGCCAAAAACATTTCTGAAGGACATTTTAACTCACGAGTAAAACTCAAGTCTTCGGTTGCTGATATCAAGTGGTTGGTTCGGGCCATGAACCAGATGCAGGATAACATTGCCGAAACCGTGCAGCAGTACGAGCAACAGGCACTGGTTGCCAATGCTGCTAAGCAACAGGCGGAAGCGGCGAACAAAAGCCGGGGTGAATTTCTTGCTAATATGAGCCACGAAATTCGCACGCCGATGAACGGCATCATTGGCCTTAGCCAGCTTTTACAGCAGCAACAGGGTCTATCCTCTGAAGACCGCGCTTATGTCGATAAGATACTGCTTTCGTCCCGACAGCTACTGGATATTCTCAATGACATACTCGACTTTTCGAAAATTGACAGTGACAAATTACAAATTGAAGAACTGGAATTTGACGTGCTGACCATCTTTGAGCGATTGAGCAATGTGCTAGCCATTCAGGCTCAGGAAAAAGGCTTAGGCTTCTATTTTGATATTCCGCCAGGCTTCAATCAATCCTATCAGGGTGACCCAGTAAGAATTGGGCAGATATTGCTCAACCTGTGCTCTAATGCCATTAAGTTTACTAATCATGGCAGGGTTGAGGTGAAACTCGAACTGATGGATGAACAAGACGAAATAGCCTTTCATGTGCAAGATACTGGGATTGGCTTATCCGATGAGCAATTGCAGGCCATTTTTGATCCCTTTAGTCAGGCGGATAATTCCACATCAAGAAAGTTTGGCGGCACCGGCCTTGGACTGGCGATAAGCCAGAGCCTTGCCAATATGATGGGCGGTCGTATAGAGGTTACATCGAGGCAAAACTCCGGCAGTACATTTAGTTTAATTTTACCGAATCGATGCACCGTCCATGATTCTCCGGATGTACCTGACAAGCTGGCCATTTATTTATTTGCCTCTATTAGTCATCACATTAATCTGCTCCGTAATAACTGTGAGCACTATGGCGTCGCATTTCGCTACTCGCCATTAGAAACCCTGGGCGAAGTGCAACCGGACGACGATGAAAACCTATGGATTATCATTGATGCCTGTGGCAGTAATGATCAACCCCTTCAAGAGTTAATCGAAAAGAATCAACACTGGTTAGATAGTGAAAATACGCAGCTGATTCTAATCACCAATATCAATCAACCCGGGATCCGTGAGCTATTTTCATTCAAGGACGAACTGTTGCAGATACAGGCACCAATGGTATTTAAGGATATTGAAAAAATACTGTTCACCAGCGACGGCGAAGCGCTACCGCAATCCGCCAGTGCCTGTTTCCCGGGCACTAAGGTACTGCTTGCAGAAGATTTCAAATTGAACCAACTTGTGGCTAAAGGATTGATGGAAAAACTATGTCTGGAAGTGGATATTGCCGAAAATGGCGAACAGGTTTTAAAAGCATTGCAGCACAACGATTATCAATTGATATTCATGGATGTGCATATGCCGGTTATGGATGGTCATGAAGCCACCCGGGAAATCCGGCGAAACAGTCAATTTGATCATATCCCGATCATTGCCCTGACCGCAGATGCCCAGAGTCACCATATCCAACAATGCCTGGATTCCGGTATGAACGATTTTCTCGCAAAACCTTTCCTACTCGCCGATATCGAGAAAATGTTGCACAAATATGTGCGTTGA
- a CDS encoding DUF885 domain-containing protein, with translation MKKSLIALTVSASLLAGCNLTANNQTTSAKAEEATAQAAVQTESEKLNAFFETVFMDAVMRSPQFQTYLGIKKDYGKWDDNSEQAAAEELELTKQNLAALRAFDYEALDEQTKISYKLAEQQMQKSIDDHKWRYHNYPVNQMFGMHSNIPSFMINQHGVKSLEDAQAYVSRLNGVDTVIEQLVAGLKIREDKGIIAPSFVFPHVIRDSQNILVGAPFSKGEDSTLLADFRKKVNALEISDEEKATLIDDASKALLTSVQPAYQDLIDYLINLETKSSPDAGAWKFPNGLEFYNNALKNTTTTNLTAEEIHQIGLDEVARIHGEMRVIKDKVGFEGDLQAFMQFMREDDQFYYPDTEEGKQRYLDEATAYIDNMKSRLDELFIVKPKADLVVKRVEAFREKSAGKAFYSSPAPDGSRPGMYYANLYDMKAMPIYQMEALAYHEGIPGHHMQLAISQELEGLPKFRKFSGFTAYSEGWGLYTEFLPKEIGLYEDPYSDFGRLAMELWRACRLVVDTGMHVKKWTREEGIEYYVNNTPNAKSDAVKMVERHAVMPSQATAYKIGMIKILELRNKAQDELGDKFDIREFHDVYLKNGPLPLFVVEDMVDRYIAEKKDA, from the coding sequence ATGAAAAAATCACTCATTGCTCTTACAGTTTCAGCAAGCTTACTTGCTGGCTGTAACTTAACAGCAAATAATCAAACCACTTCTGCAAAAGCTGAAGAAGCAACAGCACAAGCGGCGGTACAGACAGAATCAGAAAAGCTAAATGCATTTTTTGAGACGGTATTTATGGATGCGGTAATGCGCAGTCCACAATTCCAGACTTACCTAGGTATCAAAAAAGATTATGGCAAATGGGATGATAATTCTGAGCAGGCTGCTGCTGAAGAACTTGAATTAACCAAGCAAAACCTTGCGGCGTTACGTGCCTTCGATTATGAAGCCTTAGACGAGCAAACCAAAATCAGCTACAAGCTAGCTGAACAGCAAATGCAAAAGAGCATTGACGACCACAAGTGGCGTTATCACAACTACCCGGTTAACCAGATGTTTGGTATGCACTCTAACATTCCATCGTTTATGATTAACCAACACGGTGTTAAAAGCCTTGAAGATGCGCAAGCATATGTTAGCCGCTTAAACGGTGTAGACACGGTTATTGAGCAGCTAGTTGCTGGTCTTAAGATCCGTGAAGACAAAGGCATCATTGCCCCGTCGTTTGTATTCCCACACGTGATTCGTGATTCTCAGAACATCTTAGTTGGCGCGCCATTCTCAAAAGGTGAAGATTCAACGTTATTGGCGGATTTTCGTAAGAAAGTAAATGCGCTTGAGATTTCTGACGAAGAAAAAGCAACGCTAATTGACGATGCGTCAAAAGCACTTTTAACCAGCGTCCAGCCTGCCTATCAGGACCTTATCGATTATCTGATTAATCTTGAAACCAAATCATCTCCTGATGCCGGTGCCTGGAAATTCCCGAATGGTCTCGAGTTCTACAACAACGCGTTGAAGAACACCACCACCACTAACCTGACTGCCGAAGAAATTCACCAGATTGGTCTTGACGAAGTTGCCCGTATTCACGGTGAAATGCGTGTCATCAAAGACAAGGTTGGTTTTGAGGGTGACCTACAGGCATTCATGCAGTTTATGCGTGAAGATGACCAGTTCTACTACCCGGATACTGAAGAAGGTAAACAACGCTACCTTGACGAAGCAACGGCTTATATCGACAACATGAAATCTCGTCTTGATGAGCTATTCATTGTTAAGCCAAAAGCGGACTTAGTTGTTAAGCGTGTAGAAGCGTTCCGTGAAAAATCTGCAGGTAAAGCTTTCTATTCAAGCCCGGCTCCAGACGGTTCACGTCCTGGTATGTACTATGCCAACCTCTATGACATGAAAGCTATGCCTATCTATCAGATGGAAGCGCTTGCCTATCACGAAGGTATCCCTGGTCACCACATGCAACTAGCCATTTCTCAGGAATTGGAAGGTCTGCCTAAGTTCCGTAAGTTCTCAGGTTTTACTGCCTACTCTGAAGGCTGGGGCTTATACACCGAGTTTCTACCGAAAGAAATCGGTTTATATGAAGACCCATACTCAGACTTTGGTCGTCTGGCAATGGAATTATGGCGCGCGTGTCGTTTGGTTGTAGATACGGGTATGCACGTTAAGAAATGGACCCGTGAAGAAGGTATCGAGTACTACGTAAACAACACACCAAACGCTAAATCTGATGCCGTTAAGATGGTTGAACGTCATGCGGTAATGCCATCTCAAGCAACCGCTTATAAGATTGGTATGATCAAAATTCTTGAGCTTCGTAACAAAGCTCAAGACGAGCTTGGCGACAAGTTTGATATCCGTGAATTCCACGATGTTTACCTGAAAAATGGTCCGCTACCGCTATTCGTCGTTGAAGACATGGTAGACAGATACATCGCAGAGAAAAAAGACGCGTAG
- a CDS encoding M28 family peptidase: MKNSLHSTVGAIALILAQCLPKAAAEAISLESVTADVLAVAGDQTLGRSADGTGIKIAEKYIADELKAAGLQPFFGDSYFQTFTLYQYQPKPFTVYINEKPVAAEKLFAVGSASAIDWQLDDVNITRIKADDDFRARISELNGQSESHLVLVDKAHQQIFSGFANYLKGGSKSLTKQNGKALVFALNDAQSVDSASIKGGFEQRKVALKNVAAVLKGKSLADEYVVFSAHHDHIGTHGLSNEDGADIIYNGANDDASGVSAVLNLARHYSVKSNNQRSILFITFTAEEMGLLGSEYFGTTIDAAQMISMFNIEMIGKASAFGPGKMWMTGMDRSNLGTLINENLPQYLKDENYRIEADPYPDFQLFYRSDNASLARLGVPAHSISSTQISKDQDYHQVSDEVSTLDLEQMTEIIKVLAHVSEPIINGKQTPERIQPMPARTKGNFF, from the coding sequence ATGAAGAATTCCTTACACTCAACTGTCGGCGCAATCGCCCTTATCCTCGCTCAATGTCTGCCCAAGGCCGCAGCAGAAGCTATCAGCCTCGAAAGCGTAACTGCTGATGTATTGGCCGTTGCTGGTGATCAAACCCTTGGTCGTTCAGCCGATGGAACAGGAATTAAAATTGCCGAAAAGTACATTGCCGATGAGTTAAAAGCAGCAGGCCTGCAGCCGTTTTTTGGCGATAGTTATTTTCAAACCTTCACCTTATATCAATATCAGCCGAAACCTTTCACCGTTTACATCAACGAAAAGCCGGTGGCTGCAGAAAAGCTATTCGCGGTAGGCAGTGCATCTGCCATCGATTGGCAACTTGATGATGTCAACATTACCCGCATCAAAGCAGATGATGACTTTCGCGCGAGAATTAGCGAACTGAATGGCCAAAGTGAAAGCCATCTGGTGTTGGTAGATAAAGCTCATCAACAAATCTTCAGTGGCTTTGCCAATTACTTAAAAGGCGGCAGCAAATCGCTAACGAAGCAAAATGGTAAGGCACTGGTCTTCGCATTAAACGATGCGCAATCCGTAGATTCAGCCTCTATCAAAGGCGGTTTCGAACAACGTAAAGTCGCCCTGAAGAATGTTGCTGCGGTACTTAAAGGTAAATCCCTTGCCGATGAATACGTGGTATTTTCTGCACATCATGACCACATAGGTACTCATGGCCTGTCGAATGAAGACGGTGCCGATATCATTTATAACGGTGCTAACGATGATGCATCTGGCGTTTCAGCGGTATTGAACCTGGCTCGTCATTACAGCGTTAAAAGTAATAACCAACGTAGCATTTTGTTTATCACCTTTACTGCCGAGGAAATGGGCTTGTTGGGCTCTGAGTATTTCGGTACTACCATAGATGCAGCGCAAATGATTTCCATGTTTAACATTGAAATGATTGGTAAAGCATCTGCCTTTGGCCCGGGTAAGATGTGGATGACCGGCATGGACCGTTCTAACCTTGGCACCTTGATAAATGAAAACCTGCCGCAATACCTGAAAGATGAAAATTATCGCATTGAGGCAGATCCGTATCCGGATTTTCAACTATTTTATCGCTCGGACAATGCATCCCTGGCACGCTTAGGTGTACCTGCACACAGTATTTCCAGCACCCAGATCTCTAAAGATCAGGATTACCACCAGGTTAGTGATGAAGTATCGACACTGGACCTTGAACAAATGACCGAAATTATTAAGGTCTTAGCCCATGTCAGTGAGCCGATTATTAATGGTAAGCAGACGCCTGAGCGCATCCAGCCGATGCCGGCTCGTACCAAGGGCAACTTTTTCTAA
- a CDS encoding YaeQ family protein, with the protein MAQKSTIYKASMQITDLNREIYPHVQLTVARHPSETERRMMLRLLAFAHQYHEQLELCKGISTDDEPDIWVKNYSEEIELWVELGQLDEKRLKKASNRAQKVVIYAYGSASDIWWQKIQHKASQFSNLSVYQINEEQCNALGDLIQRSMELQFTIDGSQIWVGNESTALSIDINLLQDDT; encoded by the coding sequence GTGGCACAAAAATCTACCATTTATAAAGCATCGATGCAGATAACCGACCTGAATCGGGAGATCTACCCGCATGTGCAGTTAACCGTAGCCAGGCACCCTTCAGAAACTGAGCGCCGGATGATGCTCAGACTTCTGGCATTTGCCCATCAATACCACGAGCAATTGGAGTTGTGTAAAGGCATCTCAACCGACGATGAGCCGGATATCTGGGTCAAGAACTACAGTGAAGAGATTGAGCTTTGGGTAGAGCTTGGGCAACTGGACGAAAAGCGATTGAAAAAAGCCAGTAACCGCGCTCAGAAGGTTGTCATTTATGCCTACGGTAGCGCCAGTGATATCTGGTGGCAGAAAATTCAACATAAAGCCTCTCAGTTTTCAAACCTGTCGGTTTACCAGATTAATGAAGAACAATGTAATGCATTAGGCGATTTGATCCAACGCAGTATGGAGTTGCAATTTACCATCGATGGCTCACAAATCTGGGTTGGTAATGAAAGCACAGCGTTATCCATTGACATTAATTTGTTACAAGATGATACATAA
- the gloA gene encoding lactoylglutathione lyase, whose translation MRILHTMLRVGDLDRSISFYQDVLGMRLLRRSDNEQYQYTLAFMGYDDMANSTVLELTYNWGVTNYDLGGAFGHIAIEVDDVYTACEKIKSLGGVISREPGPVKGGTTEIAFVKDPDGYAIELIQAKED comes from the coding sequence ATGAGAATTCTACATACCATGCTCCGTGTAGGCGATCTTGACCGTTCAATTAGCTTTTATCAGGACGTGTTAGGTATGCGTCTGTTGCGCCGTTCCGATAACGAGCAATATCAATACACGCTGGCATTTATGGGCTATGACGACATGGCTAATTCAACAGTACTAGAGCTGACCTATAACTGGGGCGTAACAAATTACGATCTGGGTGGCGCGTTCGGCCACATTGCCATTGAAGTAGATGACGTTTACACCGCCTGTGAAAAAATTAAGTCGTTGGGTGGCGTTATTTCCCGTGAACCAGGACCGGTTAAAGGCGGCACTACCGAAATCGCCTTTGTTAAAGATCCCGATGGCTATGCGATTGAATTGATTCAAGCCAAGGAAGACTAG
- the nth gene encoding endonuclease III, with product MNKEKRLEILTRLRDNNPHPTTELNFSSPFELLIAVLLSAQATDVGVNKATDKLFPVANTPQAILDLGLEKLKSYIKTIGLFNSKAENTIKTCQMLVDLHGGEVPENREALEALPGVGRKTANVVLNTAFGWPTIAVDTHIFRVSNRTKFAMGKNVDLVEQKLLKVVPKEFKVDVHHWLILHGRYTCVARKPKCASCIIEDLCEFKEKTSD from the coding sequence ATGAATAAAGAAAAGCGCTTAGAAATCCTTACCCGGTTACGTGATAACAATCCGCATCCAACCACAGAACTAAATTTCTCCAGTCCGTTTGAACTGCTGATTGCTGTACTGTTATCAGCGCAGGCAACAGACGTTGGCGTTAATAAAGCGACAGACAAACTATTCCCGGTAGCGAATACGCCGCAGGCGATATTAGACCTTGGCCTGGAAAAGCTGAAAAGCTACATCAAGACCATTGGCCTGTTTAATTCAAAAGCCGAAAATACCATCAAAACTTGTCAGATGTTGGTGGATTTACATGGCGGTGAAGTACCGGAAAACAGGGAAGCGCTGGAAGCATTACCAGGCGTTGGACGAAAAACCGCAAATGTGGTGTTAAACACCGCGTTTGGCTGGCCCACCATTGCGGTAGATACCCACATCTTCCGCGTTTCCAATCGTACCAAGTTTGCGATGGGCAAAAATGTCGATTTAGTGGAACAAAAACTATTAAAAGTTGTCCCAAAAGAATTCAAGGTTGATGTTCATCATTGGCTGATCTTGCACGGTCGATATACCTGTGTGGCCAGAAAGCCCAAATGTGCATCTTGCATCATTGAAGATCTTTGTGAATTTAAAGAAAAGACATCAGATTAA
- a CDS encoding electron transport complex subunit E codes for MAEPSIDTPNVNPGDEPGDNSVDKPDTSEPRKPGEYRELVWQGLWKNNPGLVQLLGLCPLLAVTTTFTNALGLGLATLLVLICSNATVSAIRQWVPKEVRIPIFVLIIAAFVTCVQLLMNAYAYGIYQSLGIFLPLIVTNCAIIGRAEAYASKNPIKQASFDGLMMGIGFALVLLALGTLREILGQGTLFDGAHLLLGDWAKVLKIQVFDFDAQFLLAILPPGAFIAMGFLIAAKNAIDNRQAEKLAKQNKPKEIARVRVNFEG; via the coding sequence ATGGCTGAACCATCAATTGATACGCCAAACGTTAACCCAGGTGACGAACCTGGCGATAACAGCGTCGACAAGCCAGACACCAGTGAACCAAGAAAACCGGGCGAGTATCGCGAGCTGGTTTGGCAGGGTTTATGGAAAAATAACCCCGGGTTGGTGCAACTTCTCGGCCTTTGTCCGCTGCTTGCAGTAACGACCACCTTCACCAACGCCCTGGGCCTTGGTCTTGCTACCTTGCTGGTATTGATTTGTTCTAATGCCACCGTTTCGGCAATCCGCCAATGGGTGCCAAAAGAAGTTCGTATTCCAATTTTTGTTTTGATCATTGCCGCTTTCGTAACCTGCGTGCAGTTACTAATGAACGCCTATGCCTACGGCATTTATCAGTCGCTTGGTATCTTCTTACCTTTGATTGTGACTAACTGTGCGATCATCGGCCGCGCCGAAGCCTATGCCTCGAAAAATCCAATTAAACAGGCAAGTTTTGACGGTCTAATGATGGGTATCGGCTTTGCCTTAGTATTATTGGCCTTAGGTACACTGCGGGAAATTCTCGGTCAGGGTACGCTATTTGATGGCGCCCATTTATTGCTGGGTGACTGGGCTAAGGTATTAAAAATCCAGGTGTTTGATTTTGACGCTCAGTTCCTGTTGGCGATTCTGCCACCAGGTGCATTTATTGCCATGGGCTTCTTAATTGCCGCAAAAAATGCTATTGATAATCGCCAGGCAGAAAAACTGGCGAAACAAAATAAACCGAAAGAAATCGCCCGTGTACGAGTGAACTTCGAAGGCTAA
- the rsxG gene encoding electron transport complex subunit RsxG has product MKQAIQSNAKILAVFALVCTLMVALVDLLTAETRARQAEQQLLNTLYQVINPSRFNNDIYMACQHVEDKELLGSTQPQTVYTARQDNLTVAVAITSVAPDGYNGNIELLVAINKDGSLSGVRVLEHQETPGLGDKIEPRKSDWIYRFENKKMTSDKDSRWAVKKDGGMFDQFTGATITPRAVVNAVKNTMLFFEKNQTEILDNTTSCRGENG; this is encoded by the coding sequence GTGAAACAAGCTATTCAATCAAACGCGAAGATATTAGCGGTATTTGCTTTAGTTTGTACCCTGATGGTGGCCCTTGTGGATTTGCTTACCGCAGAAACCCGAGCACGTCAGGCGGAGCAGCAACTGTTAAATACCTTGTATCAGGTTATTAACCCATCTCGCTTTAATAATGATATCTACATGGCCTGTCAGCATGTCGAAGACAAAGAGTTACTGGGCAGCACTCAGCCGCAGACCGTCTACACTGCGCGTCAGGATAACCTGACTGTGGCCGTAGCTATCACCAGTGTCGCCCCGGATGGTTACAACGGCAATATTGAATTGTTGGTCGCTATTAACAAAGATGGCAGTTTAAGTGGTGTTCGGGTGCTTGAACATCAGGAGACTCCGGGCTTAGGTGACAAGATTGAACCCCGTAAATCCGATTGGATTTATCGCTTTGAGAATAAAAAAATGACCAGTGACAAAGACAGTCGCTGGGCGGTTAAAAAAGATGGTGGTATGTTTGACCAGTTTACCGGCGCAACCATTACCCCTCGCGCTGTGGTCAATGCCGTTAAAAATACCATGCTATTTTTTGAAAAGAATCAAACCGAGATATTAGATAACACGACGTCCTGCCGAGGTGAAAATGGCTGA